In one Paenibacillus sp. JQZ6Y-1 genomic region, the following are encoded:
- a CDS encoding winged helix-turn-helix domain-containing protein has translation MSYQVKIDISPVYDLLGSFMVYVTKKWIRDIDLGPEWIREIDNRLSNGVRMAILEASSWPFDDYDALYAWASCRTREGSVSDFLDHLESMPETDMWNEIHPLMPALTLSEAIRIQKSYAPLLKLWYENYFNEIENEILPLIAEDGEEKLRLLDKMDPAALIEYASGGLVVPEMPGLNTVILFPTVHNRPINTYCFYEGFLLIQYPVDVHEEGEEDPPNVLLRMTRALSDPERLRMLRYIGGDEPKSLQDMSHDLLQPQETLMHHLMMLRVAGLLRIHLGREDIDRFSLRQDGASELQLFLESYIRI, from the coding sequence ATGAGCTATCAGGTGAAAATCGACATTTCCCCGGTCTATGATCTGCTCGGCAGTTTTATGGTCTATGTGACCAAAAAATGGATTCGTGACATTGATCTGGGCCCGGAATGGATCAGGGAAATTGATAATAGGTTAAGCAATGGAGTACGCATGGCTATTTTGGAAGCTTCCTCGTGGCCATTTGACGACTATGATGCACTGTATGCTTGGGCCAGCTGCCGAACCCGCGAAGGCTCGGTTAGCGACTTTCTAGATCATTTAGAAAGTATGCCAGAAACGGATATGTGGAATGAGATTCATCCGCTGATGCCTGCACTCACACTGAGCGAAGCGATTCGTATTCAGAAAAGCTATGCTCCGCTGCTCAAGCTGTGGTACGAGAATTATTTTAACGAGATTGAGAATGAAATTTTGCCGCTGATCGCTGAAGATGGCGAGGAAAAATTGCGGTTACTTGATAAAATGGACCCTGCCGCGCTGATCGAATATGCGTCTGGCGGTTTGGTCGTTCCAGAGATGCCCGGTCTGAACACCGTTATTCTGTTCCCCACCGTGCATAACCGACCGATCAACACGTATTGTTTTTATGAAGGCTTTTTGCTGATTCAATATCCCGTGGATGTGCATGAAGAAGGCGAAGAGGACCCGCCAAACGTATTGCTGCGCATGACTAGAGCGCTATCTGATCCAGAGCGCTTACGTATGCTACGTTATATTGGCGGCGATGAGCCAAAATCATTGCAGGACATGTCCCATGATCTGCTTCAGCCACAGGAGACGCTCATGCATCATCTGATGATGCTGCGCGTAGCCGGTCTGCTGCGTATTCATTTGGGCAGAGAGGATATTGATAGATTCAGTCTGCGTCAGGACGGTGCGTCCGAGCTGCAGCTGTTTCTTGAATCGTATATCCGTATTTAA
- a CDS encoding HAD family hydrolase: MNNIRHQHLIFDMDDTLIYCNKYFNLILDEFITLLSGWFSEYDLPMDDIRQKQIEIDVAGVHVVGFASEHFPASLVETYRHFSRLYGRPLNDNEERQLKLLGSSVYEKEVEPYPGMVNTLDSLRQAGHTLYLYTGGETAIQQRKIDQMKLSSFFGERIFIRQHKNITALEEIITTQLLPRQDTWMIGNSLRSDVQPALQASLNTIYIKQEQEWAYDIVQLQTGTEQSFHTVSHLTDVPDTIHQHLNIYDNEQKRTWG; this comes from the coding sequence ATGAACAACATTCGGCACCAGCATCTGATCTTCGATATGGATGATACGCTGATTTATTGCAACAAATATTTCAATCTCATTTTGGATGAGTTTATTACCCTGCTATCCGGCTGGTTTAGCGAATACGATCTGCCAATGGATGATATTCGGCAAAAGCAAATCGAAATCGACGTAGCTGGCGTACATGTGGTCGGCTTTGCCAGTGAGCACTTCCCTGCTTCCTTAGTAGAAACATACCGTCATTTCAGCCGTCTATACGGTCGTCCGCTGAATGACAATGAAGAACGCCAGCTGAAGCTGCTCGGCAGCAGTGTGTATGAAAAAGAAGTTGAGCCGTACCCAGGGATGGTCAATACATTGGATTCGCTGCGTCAAGCTGGTCATACACTGTATCTGTATACTGGCGGCGAAACTGCCATTCAACAACGAAAAATCGATCAAATGAAGCTGAGTTCCTTTTTCGGAGAGCGCATCTTCATTCGTCAGCACAAAAATATTACGGCACTGGAAGAAATCATCACCACCCAGCTGCTGCCCCGTCAGGATACATGGATGATCGGCAACTCGCTGCGTTCCGACGTACAGCCTGCGCTGCAAGCGTCGCTGAATACGATCTATATCAAACAGGAGCAGGAATGGGCGTATGATATTGTACAGCTGCAAACAGGCACAGAGCAATCGTTCCATACCGTTTCTCATCTCACCGATGTACCGGATACGATTCATCAGCACTTGAATATCTACGATAACGAACAAAAACGGACCTGGGGTTAA
- a CDS encoding glutamate synthase subunit beta: MSTPTGFMEYKRQIPADRNPLERVKDWEEFHKHMSEDELRTQGARCMDCGTPYCHTGMNMAGSTFGCPVHNLIPEWNNLVYRGLWREALERLHKTNNFPEFTGRICPAPCEGSCTVGLIGQPVTIKTIEEAIIEKGFAEGWVVPEPPEKRTGRRVAVIGSGPAGLACAAQLNKAGHSVTVYERSDRVGGLLTYGIPSMKLDKQIVERRVNLLKQEGIEFITSTEIGKDIPAQQLVDDYDAVVLCGGATKPREFNIEGSKLNGVVYAMDYLNGTIKSFLDSNLEDGNYLSSQDKDVIVIGGGDTGSDCVATSLRHGCRSVTQFGTHDKAPLERDPIANPWPQFPNVYTLDYAQEEAKAIFGSDPREFSIMTTKFVGDENGNLKELHTIQIQRIVDETGRKIYQPIPGTERVFPAELALIAIGFDGPEQTLAQQLGLETDRWTNVKARYGKYNTNVDKVFAAGDMRRGQSLVVWAINEGREAAREVDKYLMGATVLV; this comes from the coding sequence ATGTCTACACCTACTGGATTTATGGAATATAAAAGACAAATTCCTGCGGATCGTAATCCGCTTGAGCGTGTAAAAGACTGGGAAGAGTTCCACAAGCATATGTCCGAAGACGAGCTGCGTACGCAGGGCGCACGTTGTATGGATTGCGGAACGCCTTATTGTCACACAGGAATGAACATGGCAGGGTCCACCTTTGGCTGTCCCGTTCATAACCTGATTCCAGAATGGAACAACCTCGTATATCGCGGTCTGTGGAGAGAAGCGCTAGAGCGTCTGCATAAGACTAATAATTTCCCGGAATTTACTGGTCGTATCTGCCCAGCTCCATGTGAAGGTTCATGTACAGTTGGTCTAATCGGTCAGCCCGTTACGATCAAGACGATTGAAGAAGCAATTATTGAAAAAGGCTTTGCGGAAGGTTGGGTTGTACCTGAGCCGCCAGAGAAGCGTACAGGTCGCCGTGTAGCTGTTATCGGTTCTGGTCCTGCCGGATTGGCATGCGCAGCACAGCTGAACAAAGCGGGTCACAGTGTAACCGTATACGAGCGTTCCGACCGTGTGGGTGGATTGCTGACGTATGGTATTCCAAGCATGAAGCTGGATAAGCAAATCGTGGAGCGTCGTGTAAACCTGCTCAAGCAGGAAGGGATTGAGTTCATTACAAGCACGGAGATTGGCAAAGACATCCCTGCACAACAGCTGGTAGATGATTACGATGCAGTCGTGCTTTGCGGCGGTGCAACGAAACCGCGTGAATTCAATATCGAAGGCAGTAAGCTGAATGGTGTTGTATACGCGATGGATTATCTGAATGGTACGATCAAGAGCTTTTTGGATAGCAATCTCGAAGACGGTAACTACCTGTCCTCGCAGGACAAAGACGTGATTGTAATCGGCGGCGGGGATACAGGCTCTGACTGTGTCGCAACGTCCCTGCGTCACGGCTGTCGTAGCGTTACTCAATTCGGTACACATGATAAAGCACCACTGGAACGCGATCCTATTGCTAACCCTTGGCCGCAATTCCCGAATGTGTACACACTGGATTACGCACAGGAAGAAGCGAAAGCAATCTTCGGAAGTGATCCGCGTGAGTTCTCGATCATGACCACCAAATTTGTCGGTGATGAAAATGGTAATCTGAAAGAGCTGCACACCATTCAGATTCAGCGTATTGTGGACGAAACTGGACGCAAAATCTACCAGCCGATTCCGGGTACGGAGCGCGTATTCCCAGCTGAACTGGCATTGATCGCAATCGGTTTTGACGGACCAGAGCAAACACTGGCACAGCAGCTAGGACTAGAAACCGACCGCTGGACCAATGTCAAAGCACGTTACGGGAAATACAACACAAACGTAGACAAAGTATTCGCAGCGGGCGATATGCGTCGTGGACAAAGTCTGGTCGTTTGGGCAATCAACGAAGGTCGTGAAGCGGCGCGTGAAGTGGATAAATATCTGATGGGCGCAACGGTACTCGTTTAA
- a CDS encoding type IA DNA topoisomerase, producing the protein MKILVIAEKPDMGRNIAAVIEPGARNQRTYIEGERYIITWAIGHLIGLAEPEAYDSKYKRWNFGDLPIIPEQFKLVPNPRTKDQLKVIGDLAKQCDRIVNACDAGREGQHIFALIQRQLKLKQPVKRLWISDLTAESIRRGFDQLRDSSEFENLTRAARARSEADWLIGMNASRAFTTKHNNLLSVGRVQTPVLAIIYDRQKEIESFQSQTFYEVKASFKQKDKTYEGVWQGEDRLTDKAKGEAIAEKVRGKEGKISKYDIKESKEYPYKLYDLTLLQRDANAKFGFSAKKTLDVAQALYERHKIISYPRTNSNYVTKENIDGMHKVLNMLQSGDYAQLAGEADSKRVHVNNKSVCNPARVEDHHAILPTLKKPGTLSKEEQQLYDLIIRRFLAQFYPPAEYKHHTVLTVVEQETFKTAIKELLSPGWKVTLPDKDKGKPGNKSTKRDGDGEEQQEQETDKPFTIDSKLPVQCRKADVKEKETQPPKPYTEGTLLKAMESAGKQIENEELRDAMKESGLGTPATRAATIERLKQVGYVTAKGKKIELTLKGRAAIELIRAAGVELLTSPEMTGQWERRLNQISRGEADSDRFLESVKKFAVSVIDKVRTQTPAAAGLFGDESSRSKGKGKRSSTRTTSSSRSGSATSSRSRSASSSDGAGSTRATRSKAGSRKKSSASVVVDHPMPEAPPEDMHYTQPYASASYESSPRSQASTARSDRAEDHRSANVKTSTSSASGAVRSATTHSRDSAHSTSAAAHRSKGASAPSHTALGSCPRQGCGGTIIEGRKGYGCSHFKQGCGFVIWKEYSGKSVSVQMLKALLLKGESQVLSFKKGGHDFKARIKLVDRQTGKLAVEAVDS; encoded by the coding sequence ATGAAAATTCTCGTTATTGCCGAAAAACCGGATATGGGGCGCAATATTGCGGCGGTGATCGAACCGGGCGCACGCAATCAACGCACGTATATTGAAGGTGAACGTTATATTATCACTTGGGCGATCGGTCATCTGATCGGACTGGCAGAGCCGGAAGCATACGATAGTAAATACAAGCGCTGGAACTTTGGCGATTTGCCAATTATTCCAGAGCAATTCAAGCTCGTGCCGAATCCACGTACCAAGGATCAGCTCAAGGTGATCGGTGATTTGGCGAAGCAATGCGACCGTATCGTCAATGCTTGCGATGCGGGGCGGGAAGGACAGCATATCTTTGCACTGATTCAGCGTCAACTCAAGCTGAAGCAGCCGGTAAAGCGGCTATGGATCTCGGACTTGACCGCCGAGAGTATTCGGCGTGGATTCGACCAGCTGCGGGATAGCAGTGAGTTTGAGAATCTGACGCGTGCTGCACGGGCGCGTAGTGAAGCGGACTGGCTGATCGGGATGAATGCGTCACGAGCATTTACAACCAAGCATAACAATCTGCTATCCGTCGGTCGTGTGCAGACCCCTGTACTGGCAATTATTTATGATCGGCAAAAGGAAATCGAAAGCTTCCAATCCCAAACCTTTTATGAAGTGAAGGCTTCGTTCAAGCAAAAGGACAAAACGTATGAAGGCGTATGGCAGGGCGAAGATCGTTTGACCGATAAAGCCAAAGGGGAAGCCATCGCCGAAAAGGTACGAGGCAAGGAAGGTAAGATTAGCAAGTACGACATCAAGGAAAGCAAGGAGTATCCGTACAAGCTGTATGATCTGACACTTCTGCAACGCGATGCCAATGCCAAATTCGGCTTTTCTGCCAAAAAAACGCTGGATGTGGCGCAGGCATTGTATGAGCGTCACAAGATCATTTCGTATCCGCGTACCAACTCCAACTATGTTACCAAGGAAAATATCGATGGCATGCACAAGGTGCTGAATATGCTGCAAAGCGGCGATTATGCGCAGCTTGCAGGTGAAGCGGACAGCAAACGTGTACATGTCAATAATAAATCCGTCTGCAATCCAGCACGGGTTGAAGATCACCATGCTATTTTGCCGACATTGAAAAAACCCGGTACGCTTAGCAAGGAAGAGCAGCAGCTATATGATCTGATCATTCGCCGCTTTCTCGCACAATTCTATCCACCAGCGGAGTACAAGCATCATACGGTACTGACTGTTGTTGAGCAGGAAACGTTCAAAACAGCGATCAAGGAATTACTATCACCGGGCTGGAAGGTTACATTGCCAGATAAGGATAAAGGCAAGCCGGGGAACAAATCAACCAAACGCGATGGAGACGGTGAGGAGCAGCAGGAGCAGGAAACGGATAAGCCGTTTACGATTGATAGCAAGCTGCCGGTACAATGTCGCAAAGCGGATGTGAAGGAAAAGGAAACCCAGCCGCCGAAGCCGTATACGGAAGGCACGTTGCTCAAAGCGATGGAAAGTGCGGGCAAGCAGATTGAGAATGAGGAATTGCGCGATGCGATGAAGGAATCCGGTCTGGGTACACCGGCAACGCGCGCTGCGACGATTGAGCGTCTCAAGCAGGTGGGCTATGTCACCGCCAAGGGCAAAAAGATTGAATTGACTCTCAAAGGAAGAGCCGCCATCGAGCTGATTCGTGCCGCTGGTGTAGAGCTGCTCACTTCGCCGGAAATGACCGGACAATGGGAACGACGGTTGAATCAGATTTCGCGCGGCGAGGCGGATTCCGATCGTTTTCTGGAAAGTGTCAAAAAGTTCGCTGTATCTGTCATTGATAAGGTAAGAACACAGACACCTGCCGCTGCGGGACTATTTGGAGATGAATCTTCACGCTCCAAAGGAAAAGGCAAACGCAGCAGCACCCGTACGACTAGCAGCAGTCGTTCAGGCAGTGCAACATCTTCGCGTTCCCGTTCGGCTAGTTCCTCTGATGGAGCAGGCAGCACGCGAGCGACACGTAGTAAAGCTGGCAGTCGCAAAAAGTCATCGGCATCCGTTGTCGTGGATCATCCTATGCCAGAAGCGCCGCCGGAGGATATGCACTATACACAGCCATACGCATCTGCAAGCTATGAATCGTCTCCACGCTCCCAAGCAAGCACTGCCCGTAGCGATAGAGCAGAGGATCATCGTTCAGCTAACGTAAAAACTTCGACATCATCAGCATCTGGTGCTGTACGAAGTGCTACCACGCATTCGCGTGATTCTGCCCACTCTACTAGTGCCGCCGCTCATCGCTCTAAAGGAGCATCTGCGCCGTCTCACACGGCACTAGGCAGCTGTCCGCGTCAGGGCTGCGGAGGAACGATTATCGAAGGTCGTAAAGGCTATGGTTGCTCTCATTTTAAACAGGGCTGCGGCTTTGTCATTTGGAAAGAATATTCTGGTAAAAGCGTATCGGTGCAGATGTTGAAGGCGTTGCTATTGAAAGGTGAAAGTCAGGTACTGTCCTTTAAAAAGGGCGGGCATGATTTTAAAGCACGGATCAAGCTGGTAGATCGTCAGACTGGTAAGCTAGCGGTAGAAGCGGTGGACTCATAA